The DNA window GAGGTGAAGCCAAGGTCACCCAACCAGTCAGTGATGGAGCTGGGATTCCAACCAGGTCTGTCTAGGGTTGCCTGGGAGGGGTGAGCTCACTGGCTACAGAAAGAAGCTGAAGGCCCAGAGGGAAGTGCCTCCTTCATTTGGGACCCAGGACCCAGGTCACCACAAGAGGCTCTGGGCTACTACAGGGCTGATGTAGGTCAGCTCCTATGACTCGGTCCAGCCTACACCCTCACAAGACACAGTGGGACCTagtttcagagagagagatgggaggacTTGGGTTGTGCACAGGACCGATTATTCTACTGATCTGCCAACAACCCCATCTCAATGTGACTTTCAACTCAGAGGAGGGTGCCAAGAGGCCTGACTCACCTAGTCCAATATCCAATCCAAACACTGTGAGGAAAGGGCTCAGCTCAGCCAAGACTATAACTGCAGGAGGACAGGGAATCTGTGCTGGGATCCCAGCCATGTCTTTGCCTCAGTATTTCCTCGATGTATTTGGGCCTCCTTTTCTCCATGACTTCCGTGAGCTTGGGAACAAGGCATGCTGGGACTTCAGCAGGTGATCCACAACTACCGCAGGAAGCTGCTGAGAGGTGAGAGATGGAGGAACTGACTTACCTGGTCCTTAGAGGAGGGCAAGCATATGGCACTGGCCAGACAGCAAGAGGGGCTTAGTTTTGTCGCTGATGAGGTCCAGTCCGGTGGACAGTTCCAACGCAGTAGTTATTAAGCCATGTTCCAGGTGggatgggaggcagggaggaggtaCAGGAGGGAGgcgatatatatatacatataaataattatgactggggggcttcccaggtggcactagtggtaaagattctgcctgccaatgcaggagactcaagagacttgagtttgatccatgcgttaggaagatcccctggaataggaaatgacaacccactctagtagtcttgcctggaaaattccatcgacagatgaaccaagcgggctacagtccatggggcttcagagtcagacacaactgagtgactgaacacatacacatagTCATGACTAATTCGAGTTGCTgaacggcagaaaccaacacaataaagcaattatcctctaataaaaaaaaaaataagccatgTTCTATTCACAATGCAGTGACCACTGAACATCATAGCATAGAACGCTTAATTACATGAAGagatatttacaatattgtttaataaaaactatgtggaaagaatctgcctgcaatgcagaagacttgggttcaatccctaggtcaggaggatcccctagagaagggaagggcaacccactccagtactcttgcctgagaaatcccacggacagaggagcctagcaggctacagtccatggggttgcaaagagccagacacgactaactttcactttcttcatgtgAAACAGAATTCTATATTTATAAAAGCAGTGCTGTTGCTTGAACAAGTTTTCCTAGAAGACAAGCCTAAAAGGTGCTGTCTGAGTTCTTGGCTCCATTGATCACTGTGGGTCCTGAGATAACATCTCTTCAAATAAATTCCTTATCTATCCTTAGGTTGCAGCCAAAGGCTTGGGGTCAGTACAGGGTCCAGTCCCTTCCACTTCCTATGGTCAGAGCCACTCACCTCCATCTCTCCTACAGCCCCTCTCAAGTATCTGCTTGCTGGTGTTCTACACCCTCTGTAAACCAAGGGAGTTGTCATACCCCCATGTCACTTCCCCAGACAACTGGGCCACTCATTGGGAACCCATCTATTGAATGAACCCTTCAATGATTCCAGGAAGCTTCACCCAATCCTACCCCCAATTTCTGATTGGGGCTGCATCCCTGAGGCCAGAATGTATTTTTGGCACTTTTCAGTGaagaacacacatatataccccCACATTTAATCTAGGACAATCTCCCTtgcaacaaaaacacaaacacacatataaatgttGTTTTGTTCTTATATGTAATTGGTTCATAGTAAGTATATTTTCTGCCTCTAGGATTGAGCTAAATTCATACGTAGGTCTGAAACACTTCTTCAAGAACAGTCTGTTGGAGAGGCAACTCCACTGCCCCACTACAAAGGTGATCTTTCAATATGTTGTGCAAAGCAGTCTGGCTTCTCCAGGTCACAGCGCCTCAAACCTCTGTGTGCCAGAAGAGGGTCTTTGCAGGGTTTGCACAGCTATAGAGGGAGGGAGATTGCTCAGAACAAGGGGGCGCTATCTCCTGACACTTAGAACTGTTCTGCTTGTAGCTCCAAAATTGCAAGATGTAGATTCTATTGGATTTATTTGTTCTTATTCTTTCAaccagaacaaaggactgacttCTCAtgttatgtatgtataaataccTGTATATGTATGCTGACAGAAAACTCTGGAAGGAAACACAAGATGTAAAAAGTGATTATGGCAAAGGCTTagaattattcttattttcttttattgttaccTGTGTTTTCCATAATAAATGTTCCTTCTCTATTTGCCATAGAAGCCAAAGCCATTGTCTTGAATTGCCTCAAAGTCAGTCTTCTCTCCACCCCTTCCTTATTTCTGTACCCACCTCTATGTCCACATTCATCCTTCCCTCCAAAACTAGAGACCAAGGTAGACTTTCTTTCTGTGTCCTGACTGCCTCTGACTGTCTTCTTACTATGCCTAATATGTAAAACTGATCTATTAACACATTATAGAGGTATTGTCAAGAATCATACTCCTGATAAATAAAAAGagctctagagagtcccttgaactgcaaggagatccaaacagtccattctgaaggagatcagtcctgggtgttcattggaaggaccgatgcggaagctgaaattccaatactttggccacctcatacgaagagatgactcattggaaaagactctgatgctgggagggattaggggcaggagaaggggatgacagaggatgagatggctggagggcatcaccgactcaatggacataagtttgggtgaactccgggagttggtgatggacagggagacctggcgtgctgcaattcatggagtcacaaagagttggacacgactgagtgattcaactgaactgaactgaactggtagtccaggggttgagaattcatctgtcaatgcagggaacTCGGATTTAATGCCtagtctgggaggattccacatgccgaggagcagttaagcctgtgcaccacagctactgagtccacaTGTCCTAGGGCTGGTGCTCCACAAcgggaagccaccacaatgagaagcccgctcaccgcaactagagaatag is part of the Bos indicus x Bos taurus breed Angus x Brahman F1 hybrid chromosome 1, Bos_hybrid_MaternalHap_v2.0, whole genome shotgun sequence genome and encodes:
- the LINC02054 gene encoding LOW QUALITY PROTEIN: uncharacterized protein LINC02054 (The sequence of the model RefSeq protein was modified relative to this genomic sequence to represent the inferred CDS: inserted 1 base in 1 codon; deleted 1 base in 1 codon; substituted 3 bases at 3 genomic stop codons), which gives rise to TALELSTGLDLISDKTKPLLLSGQCHMLALLXGPGKSVPPSLTSQQLPAVLWITCXSPSMPCXPSSRKSWRKGGPNTSRKYXGKDMAGIPAQIPCPPAVIVLAELSPFLTVFGLDIGLDSEKVEIEEAEGYCEEDFFEEICAECPEALRICKVATQDSLRPESVRDLSSVLISPGT